CCATCGGGTTCATGCCGGCGGCGACCGCCTTCATGCCCTCGCGGATCATCGCCTGGGCCAGCACGGTGGCGGTGGTGGTGCCGTCACCGGCGACGTCGGAGGTCTTGGAAGCGACTTCCTTGACCATCTGCGCGCCCATGTTCTCGAACTTGTCCTTCAGTTCGATCTCCTTGGCGACGGAGACGCCGTCCTTGGTGATGGTCGGGGCGCCGAAGCTCTTCTCGAGCACGACGTTGCGGCCCTTCGGGCCGAGGGTGACCTTGACCGCGTTGGCCAGGACATTGACGCCGGCCAGCATGCGGGCGCGGGCGTCTTCGGAGAAACGGACTTCTTTGGCTGCCATTGTTGCGATACCTCGAGAATGATTGGGTGTTCGTATCGGGACCCGGGACCCGGGACCCGGGACTCGGTGGAGTCCCGCGGG
The Lysobacterales bacterium genome window above contains:
- the groEL gene encoding chaperonin GroEL (60 kDa chaperone family; promotes refolding of misfolded polypeptides especially under stressful conditions; forms two stacked rings of heptamers to form a barrel-shaped 14mer; ends can be capped by GroES; misfolded proteins enter the barrel where they are refolded when GroES binds; many bacteria have multiple copies of the groEL gene which are active under different environmental conditions; the B.japonicum protein in this cluster is expressed constitutively; in Rhodobacter, Corynebacterium and Rhizobium this protein is essential for growth) codes for the protein MAAKEVRFSEDARARMLAGVNVLANAVKVTLGPKGRNVVLEKSFGAPTITKDGVSVAKEIELKDKFENMGAQMVKEVASKTSDVAGDGTTTATVLAQAMIREGMKAVAAGMNPM